In Serinicoccus marinus DSM 15273, the genomic stretch CCGGCACCGACCCGGCCCGCTGGCGGGTGCACACCTCCGCCCGGCGGCAGGTCGGCGAGTCGCTCGGCGGCACCGCTCCCATGGCGCTCACCTGGGTGAGCTGCGGCATCGACTACCCGAAGCTCGCGGAGGGGGCCTGCGACGCGCTCGTCTACCACGGGACGCGTCCGTGGGACCACGTGCCCGGCGCGCTGCTCGTCCACGAGGTGGGTGGTCTGGTCGCGACCGACGAGGGCGAGGCATACACCCCGCGCAGCGACCCGCGCGGGATCCTCGCGACCGCCGGCCAGGCGGTGCTGGACCGGCTGCGTCAGGTCTCCTGAGAGCGTGGCGGTTCATGCTGGGCTGTGTCGTGCTCGGTGGTGTCGTGCACGGCTGCCCGCAGCGCGAGCTCCCGCGCCAGCGTCGTCACCTGCTGCTCCAGCTGGCGCATACGCCGGTAGGAGGCCGCGACATACCCCAGGAAGACGACGGTGAGGCCGTAGAGCAGCAGGTCCGCGCCCCGGCCCACCCCGAGCAGCTGGGCCACCTGCGTGAGGACGCGGGGGAAGAGGATCGCCACCGCCGCGAGCACGACGAAGGCCACGAGCAGCAGCCGTCGCACCGCCTGGTGCCGCACCCCGGCGGTCGAGCGGGTGAGCATCGCGGTCACGACGACGACGCTGACCAGCAGCACCAGCTTGATCACGGGTTGGTCGAGCACGTCAGCGCCTCGCTCTCGTCGGTGTCACGGTCGTGGGCGTCACTGCGGTCCATGTCAACGCGGTCGATGTCACTTCAGGATGGTGTCGACGAGGATGTTGACCGAGTTCATCAGCGACTGCCCCTTGGCCCGGCTGTAGTCGGTGTAGAGCACGTGCACCGGGTGCTCGGCCCACGGCAGCCGGGTGCGACCGAGCTGCAGGACGATCTCGGTGGCGTGGGCCATGCGGTTCTGGCGCAGGTCGAGCCGGGTGGCGGCGTCGCGGCGGATGACCCGGAGCCCGTTGTGCGCATCGGTGAGCTTCATCCCGGTCTGCTGGTTGGTCAGCCAGACCGCCGCCTTGAGCACGAGCTTCTTGACCACCCCCGGGCGGGTGCGGTCGTCGAGGAAGCGGGAGCCGAAGACGATCGCGAGGTCCTCGTCCCGGGCACGCTGCACCATCTGCGCCGCGTCGGCCGGCCGGTGCTGCCCGTCGGCGTCGAAGGTGACGAGGTATGCCGCGTCCGTCGCGTCGAGGACGTAGCGCATCCCGGTCTGCAGCGCGGCCCCCTGGCCGAGGTTGAACGGGTGCTGCACGACCACGGCACCGGCCTCCCGGGCGCGCTCGGCGGAGGCGTCGTGGGAGGCGTCGTCGACGCAGACGACGTGGGGGAACAACGCCCGTGCCTCGCGGAGGACCTCCTCGACCACCTGCGCCTCGTCGAACAGGGGGATCACCAGCCAGGCGTCCTCCTGCACGGGCGATAGAGTCATGGCTGCATTGTCCCCCACCGCTACCCCTGGGAGTCCCGTGACGACACGCATCGTCGACAGCGCCGATGTCGCGGACAGCGCGAGCATCGGTGACGACAGCTCGGTCTGGCACCTCGCGCAGGTGCGGGAGGACGCCGTCGTCGGCGCCGGGTGCATCGTGGGGCGGGGGGCCTACGTCGGCACGGGCGTGCACCTCGGGGACCACTGCAAGTTGCAGAACTACGCGCTGGTCTACGAGCCGGCCAGGCTGGGCCACGGGGTCTTCGTCGGGCCCGCGGCCGTGCTGACCAACGACACCTTCCCCCGCGCGGTCAACCCGGACGGCTCGCGCAAGGACGCGAGCGACTGGGACGCCGTGGGCGTCACCGTGGGCGACGGGGCCTCGATCGGGGCCCGCGCCGTCTGCATCGCCCCGGTCGAGATCGGCCCGTGGGCCACCGTCGCCGCGGGGGCGGTCGTCGCCAAGGACGTGCCCGCCCACGCCCTGGTCGTCGGCGTCCCGGCCCGGCAGGTCGGGTGGGTGGGCCACGCCGGCCGCCCGCTCGAGCCGAGCGGCACCCCGGGGCAGTGGCGCTGCCCGCAGACGGGGACGACATACCTCGAGAGCGACGGTGCCCTGCGCCGCGCCGGGACCGATGAGGAGACCGCATGACCGAGCAGCCCATGATCCCCGCGGCCAAGCCGCTGATCGGGGAGGACGAGCGCGCAGCGGTGGACCGGGTGCTGCGCTCGGGAATGGTGGCCCAGGGGCCCGAGGTCGCGGCCTTCGAGGGGGAGTTCGGCGCCCAGCTCGTCGCGGGGCGCACCTGCGTCGCGGTCAACTCCGGCACCTCCGGGCTGCACCTGGGGCTGCTCGCCTGCGGGATCGGCGCCGGCGACGAGGTGATCGTGCCCAGCTTCACCTTCGCGGCGACCGCCAACGCGGTGGCGCTGACGGGGGCGACTCCGGTCTTCGCCGACATCAGCCCGGACACCTTCAACCTCGACCCGGAGTCGGTGCGGGCCGCGCTGACCGACCGGACCGCTGCGGTCATGCCGGTGCACCTCTACGGCCACCCGGCGGACATGGACGCGTTGCGCGCGGTGACCGCCGAGCACGGCGTCCAGCTCTTCGAGGACGCGGCGCAGGCGCACGGGGCGACCTATCACGGCACGCCGGTCGGCCGGTTCGGCTCGTTCGCGATGTTCAGCCTCTACCCGACGAAGAACATGACCTCGGGCGAGGGCGGGATGGTCGCCTGTGCCGACGAGGAGATCGCGCGGGGCGTGCGGCTGCTGCGCAACCAGGGGATGGAGAAGCAGTACGCCAACGAGGTCATCGGGCTCAACAACCGGATGACCGACATCCACGCGGCCATCGGGCGGGTGCAGCTGACCAAGGTCGGGGCGTGGACGGAGGCGCGGCAGGCCAACGCGCGCTGGCTCGACGAGCACCTCGCCGGGGTGGACGGGGTCGTGGTGCCGCCGGTGCGGGAGGGGTGCACACACGTCTACCACCAGTACACCGTCCGGATCGACGGGGCCACGGGCGAGCAGCGGGACGAGGTGGTCGCGGCGCTGCGCGAGGAGCACCACGTGGGTGCGGGGTCTACTACCCGACGCCGAACCACGAGCTGGTGTCCCTGGCACGCTTCGCGCCGGCCGGGGAGCTGCCGGAGACGGCGCGGGCGGCCGCCGAGGTGATCAGCCTGCCGGTGCACCCCCCACCCCTCGCTCACCGAGCAGGACCTGGAGCGGGTCGTCGACGCGGTGTCCGCCGTCGTGGGAGCGGGGGCGTGATGGAGGACGGCACGACGATCCGGATGGGGCTCATCGGGCTGGGCTCGATGGGGCGGCACCATGCGCGGGTGATCCGTGAGGTCGAGGGGATGGACCTGGTCGCGGTGGCCGATCCCTACGGCGACAAGCACGGGGTGGCCGGGCCGCTGCCGGTGCTGCCCGATGTCGAGGCGCTCATCGGCGAGGGCATCGACGCCGCGATGGTGGCGGTGCCGACCTATCTGCACGAGGAGGTCGCGCTGGCGCTGGCCGAGGCCGGTGTCCACACGATGGTGGAGAAGCCGATCGCCGCGACCGCGGAGTCCGGGGAGCGCGTGGCCCGCGCCTTCGAGGAGGCCGGGCTGGTCGGGGCGGTGGGTTATGTCGAGCGGTGCAACCCGGCGCTGCGGGAGATGCGGCGGCGGATCGAGGCCGGTGAGCTGGGCGAGGTCTACCAGATCACGACGTCCAGGCAGGGCCCGTTCCCCGCGCGGATCGCCGACGTCGGCGTGGTCAAGGACCTCGCGACGCACGACATCGACCTCACGGCGTGGATCGCGCAGTCGCCCTACGTCAGCGTCGCCGGCCAGGTGACGCACCGGTCCGGTCGCGAGCACGAGGACATGGTGGTGGCGACCGGTCAGCTCGAGAGCGGCATCATCGTGTCGCACATCGTCAACTGGCTCTCACCCCGCAAGGTGCGCGAGACGGTCGCCACGGGGGAGAACGGGTCCTTCGTCGCCAACACCCTCTCCGGCGACCTGACCTTCGTCGCCAACGGCGACGTGCGCAGCGAGTGGGACGGCGTCTCGGTCTTCCGGGGCGTCTCCGAGGGTGACTCGATCCGGTATGCCATCGCTCGCCGAGAGCCGCTGCGGGTGGAGCAGGAAGGCTTCCGGGACGCCCTCTGGGGTCGCGACTCCGACATCGTGTCGATGGCCGACGGGGTGCACACCCTCAAGGTCGTGGAAGCGGTGCTGGAGTCCGCCGCGACCGACCGCACCATCACTCTGTGACCACCCCACCCCTCATCCCACCGGGCGTCGCGCATGGTTGCTCCAGACCGACCGGGCGTCGCCAATGGTTGCCCGAGGTGCCTTTCTGGACAGAGGTTTCTGGGGCCCGTTCCCCAGAACCCTCTGTCCACTTCCTGTGTCCTCCGGCGACTGTGAGTGGTTGAACCGTGCGTGAGCGCAAGCCCCTCGTCGTCCTGGCGTCGCGGATCTACGCCCCCGAGGCGGCGGCCGCGACCTTCCGGCTGTCGGCGTTGGTGCGTGCCCTCACCGATCGCGCCCGGGTCCGCGTCCTGACCACGACGCCGCCCCCGGCTCTGCGCCCACCACGGTCGACGCTCCGTGGGGTCCAGGGCAACCCGGCGCGACGCTCGGTGGGGGGTGAGGGCCAGCAGGAGGAGGGGCGTGCCAGCGCGGCAGGGGTGGAGGTGTCGCGGTGGCCGGTGCTGCGCGACGCGACCGGGTATGTCCGTGGCTACCTGCCCTACCTGTCCTTCGACCTGCCGCTCGCCCTCCGGCTGTTCACCGGTCCACGCCCCGACGTGGTCGTCGTGGAGCCGCCGCCGACGACGGGCGCGGTGACTCGGGTCGCGCTCGCGCTCCGAGGCGGGATCCACGGGCGAGGGATCCCCTACGTCTACTACGCAGCCGACGTGTGGTCCGACGCGACGGCCTCGATGGGTGCGCCCGCGCCGGTGGTGCAGGTCATGCGGCTGCTGGAGACCTTCGCGCTGCGCGGCGCGCGGGACGTCATCGCGGTCAGCGACGGGGTCGCCGAGCGCGTGCGGGCCCTGGCCGGCCCCGCCGCGCCGGTCACGGTCGTGCCCAACGGGATCGACACCGACGTCTTCACCCCGGACGGCGAGGTCCACGCGGACGCGCCTGAGACGGCATACCTCGTGTATGCCGGGACTGCCTCGGAGTGGCAGGGCGCGGAGGTCTTCGCCGAGGCGATGCGCGCGGTGGTGCGGGAGGTGCCGCACGCCCGGCTGGTGTTCCTCGGTCAAGGATCGTCCTGGCCGGCGTTGCAGCGCATCGCAGGCGAACTGCCCGTGGGGGCGATCGAGCTGCGCCCCCTGGTGCCGCCGGAAGAGGCTGCGCCGTGGCAGCGCGGCGCCGCGGCGGCGTTGGTGGGCGTGCGCCCGGGAGTGGGATACGACTTCGCGTATCCGACGAAGGTGGTCGCGGCGCTGGCGTGCGGGGCGCCCGTGGTCTTCGCCGGGCCGGGACCGGCCGCGGCGGACGTGCGCGACCACGGGCTCGGGGCGGCCGTCGAGCACGAGCCAGGGGCCGTGGCCGCAGCGATGGTGGCTGCCCTGCGCGCCTCGCCGGACGAGCAGGAGCGCGCCCGCCGGGTGGAGTGGGTCCGGGAGCACCGGAGCCTCTCGGCGACCGGTGAGGGCGCGGCCAGGATCGTGCTGGAGGCAGGTCTGTCAGTCCCGGGTGGCAGGCTCCCCCCATGGGACAGGTCGACGACGAGCTGAGTGGTTTCGCCCTCGGGATGCCCGGGGCGTGGCGGGACTCGCCGTGGGACGACGGCGACGTCGCGAAGGTCGGCCCGGGGGAGCGGGGCAAGATCTTCGCCTTCCTCGGTCCGGGCCGGCTGGGGGTGAAGTGCGGGCTGTCGCGGGAGGAGGCCGACGAGTGGCTCGACCGCTTCCCCGACGACGCGACCGTCATGGCCTACATCGGTCGCAGCGGGTGGAACGACCTGCGGACGGACGGGGCCATCCCGGTCGAGGAGTTGAAGGAGGCGATCGAGGACTCCTATGACATGGTGGTCAGCAGGATGCCGAGGAAGGACCGACCATGACCAGGTGGGGCAAGGAAGGCGAGCGGCCCGGTGCGCCGAAGGCCGAGGACCAGCTGGCCGACCAGGGCGTGACGAAGCGGCGTCCGTCGGCGGCGACCACGGCCCGCGCGGTCCAGAGCTGGGTCGACCAGACGATCGACCAGGCGCAGCGGCAGGGCACCTTCGACGATCTGCCGGGAGCCGGCAAGCCGCTGCGCGACGTCGACACGCGCAACGATCCCGACTGGTGGGTCAAGAGCCTGATCCAACGGGAGCAGCTCGACCTCTCCGGCGCGATGCCCGGTGTGATGCAGCTACGTCGGGAGAAGGCGGCCTATCCCGAGGCGCTGTTGCCGCTGCCGGACGAGGCGGCCGTCCGCGCGGCGGTCGAGGACTTCAACGCGCGGGTGCTCGCCGACCGCCGACGCCCGCACGCCGGGCCGACGTCGCCGCCGGTGGTGGGACGGCTCGACGTCGAGGAGATGGTGCAGGCCTGGCGGGAGGCCCGCGCCGCAGGCTGAGGGCGTCCGCGCTTGGCTTGTCCTCTCCGGTGACCCGGGTGCAGACACACCGAGCGCATCGCGGGGCACCCGGTGGCGCTGGGGAGGGGATTGCTAGCCTGAGCGGCACGCCACGCGGGGTGCCCACTGGGCTGAGAGGGAGACGATCCCGACCCGTCGAACCTGATCTCGATCATGCGAGCGGAGGGATCGTGGCCGTGCCGGCGATGGCACCCCTTTGTGTCTCGCGGAGGATGCCATGAGCTTCGCCGCCGAGCAGCGCGAGCGCTGCGACCATCTGTTCCAGGCCTTCTACGACCATCCCTACCTGCGCTCGCTCGCCGACGGCGGCGCCAGCCGGGAGAGTGTGCTGCACTACGTGGCTCAGGACCACGCATACCTCACCGCCTTCATGCGCGGTTATGGGCAGGGCATCGCGCTGAGCCCCGACCGGGAGTGGGTGGCTTGGTTCCGTGACCAGATCACCTTCCTGCTTGAGGATGAGACACATCCCCACCACGTGCTGTGCGCGGCCTTCGACGTCGACTACGCGTCCGTCACCGCCGCCCGGATGGCGCCGACCGCCCAGGCCTACATCAACCACATGATGCTGGCCGGGCGTGACAGCCTGGGGGTGCTCATGGCGGCACTCGCACCCTGCCCGTGGACCTACATCTGGGCAGCCCAGCGGCAGCAGGCGGAGGCTCCCGTGGCGGCGGACAACCCGTTCCGGGGGTGGTGGGAGTTCTACGCCGACGCGGGGGAGATCCTGCAGGACTTCACCGACCGCCTGGACCGGCTCGCCGAAGAGGCCGGCCCGGCTGAGCGGGCGAGGATGGCCCAGGCATTCGAGGACAGCTGCCACCTGGAGATCAGATTCTGGCAGATGGCCTGGACCCAGGAGACCTGGGAGGACTCGCTGAGCCTCGGGCGGGCGGTCGCTCTGACCTGACCGGCGCTCATCGGGGAGGGACGCGCCGACTGGCCGGCGCATACCGTGCGGCCGGTTGGCGCATACCGTGCGGCCGGTCCCTCAGGGGTGGTGGTGCTGTCGCCAGGCGTGGTGCACGGGGCCGGGGCCGTGGCCGATGGCGAGGTCCCGGCCGTGCTCCAGCGCGCCGGTGAGCCAGTCCTTGGCGTCGGTCACGGCCTCGATCCAGGTGTCGCGCACGGGGACCAGCGCGGTGATCGCCGAGGAGAGGGTGCAGCCAGTCCCGTGGGTGTGGGGGGTGTCGACGCGCGGGGTGCGCAGCTCGGTCAGGCCGTCGGCGTCGGCCCAGACGTCCACCGCGTCGCCGCCGAGGTCGGCCGCGTCGCTGTCGAGGTCGGCCGCGCCGTGCGCCTGCTCAGCACCAAGGTGGCCGCCCTTGAGCAGGACCCGCTCGGCACCGAGGCCGCGCAGCGCGAGCGCCTGGTCCCGCATCGTCGCCACGTCACCCGCCTGGGCCTCCGGGTCGAGGCCGAGGAGCACGGCCGCCTCGGGGAGGTTCGGGGTGATCGCGGCCACGTGCGGCAGCATCGAGCGCACCTCCTCGATCGCGTCCTCGTCGAGCAGACGGGAGCCCGCGGTCGAGACCATGACCGGGTCGAGCACCACGCGCGGCAACGAACCCGACCGGCACAGGTCGCCCACGGTGCGCGCCACCTCCGCGGTGCCGAGCATGCCGATCTTGGTCGCAGCGACGTCCAGGTCCGCCACCAGGGTCTCCACCTGCTCCCGCACGAAGGCGGCCGGCACGGGGAGCACCCCGGTCACCCCCTGCGTGCTCTGCGCGGTGAGCGAGGTCAGGACCGCGCAGCCGTAGGCCCCCAGCGCCGCGAAGGTCTTGAGGTCGGCCTGGATGCCCGCGCCACCGGAGGGGTCCGACCCGGCCACGGTCAGCACGATCGTCGTCATCGCGCGGCTCCCACCTGGTCTGCCAGGTCGCGGGCAGCCACCTGCGGGTCGTCGGCCGAGCAGATCCCGCTGACCACCGCCAACCCGTCCACCCCGGTCGCCAGGACCGCCGCGGCCCGGGCGGCGTCGATGCCGCCGATGGCCACGGACGGCAGCGTCGCGGCGGCCACCAGCTCGGCGAGGCCGTCGACCCCGACCGGCGTGGCGTGGTCGACCTTGCTGGGCGTCGCCCACACCGGTCCCAGCCCGAGGTAGTCCACCGTGCCCGCCGGCAGCTCGGCGGCGGCCCGCACCTGCTCCGCGGACGTGCACGACAGCCCGAGGTATGCCGTGTCGCCGAGCATCGCGCGCGCCGCCTCGGAAGCGAGGTCGGACTGGCCGACGTGGGCACCGTCGGCGCCGATGCGCTCCGCGAGGTGGACGCGGTCGTTGACGATGAGGGGGGCGGCAGACCTCGCGCCGTCGAGCGCGCGGCGGGCGAGCAGCCCGAGCGCGACGAACTCCTCGTCCGAGGCGTCCGGGTCGCGCAGCTGGACCACCGTCGCGCCACCCGCCACGGCGGCCCGGATGGTCGTGGAGAGGCCGTGGCGCCGCGTCATACCCGTGTCGGTCACGAGGTAGAGGCTGAGGTCGAGCGGGGCGCGGCTCATGCCAGCCGCACCCGCTCAGCCAGCGTGTCCGCCTCGAGCACGGCGAGTTCGTCCAGCAGCGCCACCGCGAAGCTCCCCGGCCCGGCCGACGCGGCGGCGGCACCGTCCGCGGCCACCGTCAGCGCTGCCGTGGCGGTCGTGGCCGCGAGCAGCGGGTCTGGCTCGACCGCCGCCGCGGCCGCCATGAGGGCGCCGAGCGCGCAGCCGACCCCGGTGACCCGGGTCATGAGTGCGTCACCGTTGTGCACCTCGACCGAGCGGGTGCCGTCGGTGAGCCGGTCCACCGGCCCGCTGACGGCCACCGCGCACCCGTGACTCCGCGCCAGGGACCGGGCCGTCTCGACGCTGTCGTCCGTGCTGTGCGTGGCGTCGACCCCGCGGCCTCCGGCCCCGCCGCCGAGCGCCAGGATCTCCGAGGCGTTGCCCCGGATGATCGCCGGGGCGGCGGCATCGAGCAGCTCGCGGGCGAGGCTCGTGCGCCAGGCCAGCCCGGCGGCGACCGGGTCGAGCACCCACGGGGTGGCGACCTCGCGCGCGCCCCGGACGGCGGCGCGCATCGCCTGCGACGTGTCGTCGTAGGGCGTCCCCAGGTTCACCAGCACCCCGCCGGCCACCCGGGCGAAGTCACCGGCCTCGTGCGGGTTGTCGACCATCGCCGGCGCGGCGCCCGCGGCGAGCAGCACGTTGGCGGTGAACGGCGCGACCACGATGTTGGTGAGGCACTGGGTCAGCGGGCTCTGGGTCCGCACCTCCGCCCAGCAGGCGGCGAGGCGGTCGGGGGAGACGGGCGTCTGGCTCATGACGATCCCTTCGCTAGTACGAGCTAGATCAGGTTCGACGGGTGTGATCTCAGCCGCACGTGCGGCACCCCGCGTCGCCCTCGACCCTAGCGCAGAGGTATGCCGAGACCCGCCCGGGGCGGACCCGTCCCGGGCCATCTCGCCTGTCGCCGCCGTCGCGGCCCCGTTCGCGTCGCGGCACCCGCTCGCGTCGCGGCCCCCGCTCGCGCCGGGTTCGTCAGTGCGTGGGTGCCCCGCCGATGCTGCGCGCCACCAGTCGGGCGACGAGGGGCAGCCGGGTCGCCCGCACCACCAGCCGACGCAGCACAAGGGCGGTCCGGCCCGTGGGGACGAAGCTGGAGGCGCCCTGGCGAGCACGGTCCTGCACGGGCTCGACCTGCGCGCGCCAGCGCGTCTCGTAGCGGTCGAGCGCCTGGGTCAGGGCGACTGCGGTCACGGGCCGGGTCAGGGTCGCCAGCTCCTGCCCGAGCGCGTACGCACCCGCGATGGCCAGCGAGGCCCCCTGACCGGCGATGAGCGACACGGCGTGCGCGGCATCACCCATGAGCAGCACCCGCCCGTGCCGCCACCGCGGAGCGATGGCCTGGGCCACCACGTCGACGAAGACGTCGTCCTCCGGCACACGCGCGATCAGTGCCTCTGCCGCGGGACCGGCCCCGACGAGCTGTTCGCGCAACCAGTCGACGCGGTCCGCGGGCAGCTCGGTGCCCCTGGCCAGCGTGAAGGTGGACACCAGCTCGTCGTCCATGGCGTAGGTGCCCACCTGGCGACCGATCGTGTCGCTCATCTCCACCGTCAGGCCGAGCCGCTCGGAGACCTCGGGTGCCTCGGTGCTGAAGGCGCCGGTGAGGAATCCGAGGTGGCGGACCGCGGCATCGGGGAAGAGCTGCGCCCGGGTGGGTGAGTGCAGTCCCTCGCAGATGAGCACCAGGTCGGCGTCGAGCTCGGTGCCGTCGTCCAACCGGACCCGCGCCACATCCTCCGAAGCATCCTCCTGGTCCCTGAGGTCCGCCATCTCCGCGACGTCCGCGACGGTGCGCCCGAAGTGCACCCGGGCCCCCTCGGGGAGGGTGGAGCGCAGCGCCTCCTCGAGGCCGCCGCGGGTGATCGACAGGAAGCGACCACCCTGCAGCTCGGCGAAGGCCGCCAACGGCAGCTCGCCGCTCGAGCGGCCGGTGGCCTGCACGAAGCGGGCCGCGCGATAGACGCGGCCGCGGGCGCTGATCGCGTCGAGTACGCCGAGCTCCTCGGCGGCGGCATACCCGGGCCCGAACAGATCCAGGGTGTAGCCCTCGGTGCGCGGCCCGGGCGCCACCTCGACGAGGTCGACCTGCCAGCCCAGCGACGTCAGCGCGTGTGCCACGGCGAGCCCGCTGATGCCCGCTCCACTGACCACAGCTCTCATCGGGAGTCCTTCCTGGTGAGCTCGACGAGGTGTGCCATGGCCTCGGCCACGGGGAAGTCCGGGTCCACGCTCCGGTGGAGCACGAGGCCCTCGATCCCGGCGACCAGGGCCGCGGCCCGGCTCCGCGCCGCAGCAGGCGGGTGTCCGACGTCGCGCAGCCGCTCCTCGAGGAGCGCGCGCAGCTCCCGGACGATCTGTCTGACCAATCCGGCGACCTCCGGGTCGCGGACAGCGGCGAGATAGGTCTCGGCGACCAGCATCGACGAGGGGTCACGGGTGAAGTCGGGGGAGTCGACCGTCGCGCCGTAGGCCAGCAGCCCCGGCTCCAGATCGGGGAGGGCGGCGGCGAAGGACGCCAGAGACAGCCGCAGCGAGGCGGTGGCGGCGTGCCGGCGCAGCTCCTCGGCCGAGGAGAAGTGGTAATGCACGACTCCGGGCCGCACCTGGGCCCGCTCCGCGACCGAGCGCACGCTGACCCGGCCCCAGCCCTCCTCGGCGATGAGGGCCGCGGCCGCCTCGAGCAGGGCCTCCCGGGTGCGCTCGCCCCGGGCAGCTCGTCCGTCACCGGTCATGGCGCGAGCGTACCGAAAATTGGACGAACGACCAAATAGATCACCGGGGCGCCACGGGCCATCGGAAGCGGGCTGCGGTGCGGTGCCCCGGCGACAGCCCAGGTCACGGCTACGCTGGACGGCGATGCTCGCTCTGTGGCGCACCGTCCGCCAGCTCCTGACGGTCCTGCCCCCCGGCACCAGCCGCTTCATCATCGGCTTCGCGGTGCTGCAGAGCCTGCTCGCCGTCCTCGACGTCGCCGCCCTGGGCCTGCTCGCGATCGTGCTCACGCCCATGCTCACCCAGCGCAGCGCGACGCTCCCGGTCCTGGGCATCGAGCTGTCCGAGCCGGTCGAGTTCGGGATCGTGCTGCTCGTCGTCGGCGGGCTCATCATCACCAAGTCGGTCTTCGCGATCCTGCTGCAGTGGTG encodes the following:
- a CDS encoding Gfo/Idh/MocA family protein, encoding MEDGTTIRMGLIGLGSMGRHHARVIREVEGMDLVAVADPYGDKHGVAGPLPVLPDVEALIGEGIDAAMVAVPTYLHEEVALALAEAGVHTMVEKPIAATAESGERVARAFEEAGLVGAVGYVERCNPALREMRRRIEAGELGEVYQITTSRQGPFPARIADVGVVKDLATHDIDLTAWIAQSPYVSVAGQVTHRSGREHEDMVVATGQLESGIIVSHIVNWLSPRKVRETVATGENGSFVANTLSGDLTFVANGDVRSEWDGVSVFRGVSEGDSIRYAIARREPLRVEQEGFRDALWGRDSDIVSMADGVHTLKVVEAVLESAATDRTITL
- a CDS encoding glycosyltransferase family 2 protein, which encodes MTLSPVQEDAWLVIPLFDEAQVVEEVLREARALFPHVVCVDDASHDASAERAREAGAVVVQHPFNLGQGAALQTGMRYVLDATDAAYLVTFDADGQHRPADAAQMVQRARDEDLAIVFGSRFLDDRTRPGVVKKLVLKAAVWLTNQQTGMKLTDAHNGLRVIRRDAATRLDLRQNRMAHATEIVLQLGRTRLPWAEHPVHVLYTDYSRAKGQSLMNSVNILVDTILK
- a CDS encoding glycosyltransferase; translation: MRERKPLVVLASRIYAPEAAAATFRLSALVRALTDRARVRVLTTTPPPALRPPRSTLRGVQGNPARRSVGGEGQQEEGRASAAGVEVSRWPVLRDATGYVRGYLPYLSFDLPLALRLFTGPRPDVVVVEPPPTTGAVTRVALALRGGIHGRGIPYVYYAADVWSDATASMGAPAPVVQVMRLLETFALRGARDVIAVSDGVAERVRALAGPAAPVTVVPNGIDTDVFTPDGEVHADAPETAYLVYAGTASEWQGAEVFAEAMRAVVREVPHARLVFLGQGSSWPALQRIAGELPVGAIELRPLVPPEEAAPWQRGAAAALVGVRPGVGYDFAYPTKVVAALACGAPVVFAGPGPAAADVRDHGLGAAVEHEPGAVAAAMVAALRASPDEQERARRVEWVREHRSLSATGEGAARIVLEAGLSVPGGRLPPWDRSTTS
- a CDS encoding DUF1992 domain-containing protein, encoding MTRWGKEGERPGAPKAEDQLADQGVTKRRPSAATTARAVQSWVDQTIDQAQRQGTFDDLPGAGKPLRDVDTRNDPDWWVKSLIQREQLDLSGAMPGVMQLRREKAAYPEALLPLPDEAAVRAAVEDFNARVLADRRRPHAGPTSPPVVGRLDVEEMVQAWREARAAG
- a CDS encoding FAD-dependent monooxygenase, which produces MRAVVSGAGISGLAVAHALTSLGWQVDLVEVAPGPRTEGYTLDLFGPGYAAAEELGVLDAISARGRVYRAARFVQATGRSSGELPLAAFAELQGGRFLSITRGGLEEALRSTLPEGARVHFGRTVADVAEMADLRDQEDASEDVARVRLDDGTELDADLVLICEGLHSPTRAQLFPDAAVRHLGFLTGAFSTEAPEVSERLGLTVEMSDTIGRQVGTYAMDDELVSTFTLARGTELPADRVDWLREQLVGAGPAAEALIARVPEDDVFVDVVAQAIAPRWRHGRVLLMGDAAHAVSLIAGQGASLAIAGAYALGQELATLTRPVTAVALTQALDRYETRWRAQVEPVQDRARQGASSFVPTGRTALVLRRLVVRATRLPLVARLVARSIGGAPTH
- the thiE gene encoding thiamine phosphate synthase, encoding MSRAPLDLSLYLVTDTGMTRRHGLSTTIRAAVAGGATVVQLRDPDASDEEFVALGLLARRALDGARSAAPLIVNDRVHLAERIGADGAHVGQSDLASEAARAMLGDTAYLGLSCTSAEQVRAAAELPAGTVDYLGLGPVWATPSKVDHATPVGVDGLAELVAAATLPSVAIGGIDAARAAAVLATGVDGLAVVSGICSADDPQVAARDLADQVGAAR
- a CDS encoding acyltransferase produces the protein MAALSPTATPGSPVTTRIVDSADVADSASIGDDSSVWHLAQVREDAVVGAGCIVGRGAYVGTGVHLGDHCKLQNYALVYEPARLGHGVFVGPAAVLTNDTFPRAVNPDGSRKDASDWDAVGVTVGDGASIGARAVCIAPVEIGPWATVAAGAVVAKDVPAHALVVGVPARQVGWVGHAGRPLEPSGTPGQWRCPQTGTTYLESDGALRRAGTDEETA
- a CDS encoding TenA family protein, with amino-acid sequence MSFAAEQRERCDHLFQAFYDHPYLRSLADGGASRESVLHYVAQDHAYLTAFMRGYGQGIALSPDREWVAWFRDQITFLLEDETHPHHVLCAAFDVDYASVTAARMAPTAQAYINHMMLAGRDSLGVLMAALAPCPWTYIWAAQRQQAEAPVAADNPFRGWWEFYADAGEILQDFTDRLDRLAEEAGPAERARMAQAFEDSCHLEIRFWQMAWTQETWEDSLSLGRAVALT
- a CDS encoding DUF2304 domain-containing protein gives rise to the protein MLDQPVIKLVLLVSVVVVTAMLTRSTAGVRHQAVRRLLLVAFVVLAAVAILFPRVLTQVAQLLGVGRGADLLLYGLTVVFLGYVAASYRRMRQLEQQVTTLARELALRAAVHDTTEHDTAQHEPPRSQET
- the thiM gene encoding hydroxyethylthiazole kinase, whose product is MSQTPVSPDRLAACWAEVRTQSPLTQCLTNIVVAPFTANVLLAAGAAPAMVDNPHEAGDFARVAGGVLVNLGTPYDDTSQAMRAAVRGAREVATPWVLDPVAAGLAWRTSLARELLDAAAPAIIRGNASEILALGGGAGGRGVDATHSTDDSVETARSLARSHGCAVAVSGPVDRLTDGTRSVEVHNGDALMTRVTGVGCALGALMAAAAAVEPDPLLAATTATAALTVAADGAAAASAGPGSFAVALLDELAVLEADTLAERVRLA
- the thiD gene encoding bifunctional hydroxymethylpyrimidine kinase/phosphomethylpyrimidine kinase gives rise to the protein MTTIVLTVAGSDPSGGAGIQADLKTFAALGAYGCAVLTSLTAQSTQGVTGVLPVPAAFVREQVETLVADLDVAATKIGMLGTAEVARTVGDLCRSGSLPRVVLDPVMVSTAGSRLLDEDAIEEVRSMLPHVAAITPNLPEAAVLLGLDPEAQAGDVATMRDQALALRGLGAERVLLKGGHLGAEQAHGAADLDSDAADLGGDAVDVWADADGLTELRTPRVDTPHTHGTGCTLSSAITALVPVRDTWIEAVTDAKDWLTGALEHGRDLAIGHGPGPVHHAWRQHHHP
- a CDS encoding MmcQ/YjbR family DNA-binding protein, which produces MGQVDDELSGFALGMPGAWRDSPWDDGDVAKVGPGERGKIFAFLGPGRLGVKCGLSREEADEWLDRFPDDATVMAYIGRSGWNDLRTDGAIPVEELKEAIEDSYDMVVSRMPRKDRP